The following coding sequences are from one Dreissena polymorpha isolate Duluth1 chromosome 8, UMN_Dpol_1.0, whole genome shotgun sequence window:
- the LOC127842798 gene encoding uncharacterized protein LOC127842798 isoform X1, whose protein sequence is MADARSKRTYANVVTNADAFNLPDWVQNPWKIATFTYQQNKHSVERFQNEEDVFKLQFLFTKRYTEMANYGLKNKVVFKFIDAGFISIQLQTNDFDPKTFRDVIKAYLKDVVVFNIILNSEEAESILIPGKPPVSVSCNNATLIGDKQTCVCIAVKDRYINDLLEYINFTYIDRVDVTAAQENLKNLGIEQEVSFMHHKLKRIEVDMKSQMCTFFWRGGRQQNGKDLIRKFLENCKASVIEFNTRGISWTKHAFPLIFPNQDVKNSTFVEYINRKCVARFRDSPLFSLIGDTDGHVVLIQQRSRNPDLEILIRNSLCFHKTRRNVFETDAFKQLLEHKTQRLWFDIENEFVVCTDNLDESVSYLITNLDLSNKRLVRSELLPVYLKTFHGDLIQRCKTKFNVDVNMFDTTVVLEGNNHTQFDECAHFLNDATKDGHGMIVIPQSLLKPCISKLSNILSPDGCCWGLFARDKTEDRKLQSTELQDLYGSFIFHVKDIESDMAIDTDLHVELTDERLIPLDVKFRNEALQPAHSTSRLCKSTDLDVKIHIGGIIQQSSQALPSRHRFKEIRSIICKIGDISQKRVIRKDELLKSFLTLFAMAQQMEYRRVCISASLDGTIADELNEFDIVKQLVLACLSQNNRPSYRMTIDIFVIQNVTGKVSSELKSVLMEKCMAYVMTPHCFFLEDSELPVILKSGRIEDEKADAIVCPITTTCEFSGLCAQKIKERAGNDMVKECRKKYPIRLPDCFVGYTNSYNMKSNNVKFIFHINIPYFSNDGEHTISTIVKKCLNLAEEKACVSIAFPALWVNRLEYPWRETAFQMFKAVTEFRMEKSKTSIKKIKFVTFEQDISLHQVFQNEEYRRSFRCTTQPRRSLRINSIDSSSHQKTLGNTVLRVLQPNHAQFPPYAVECIFDNGTDRWKRKSALDEPATWNDQVIFQKGIETIPTEFHRILSDEGVTHLIWNLVTDSVDGNQICKVVRLMERMCSSHTFRHLKTVDIIVPDNYAVEIFRVQTELINWTPFYPDESECVLELMAKSKHDFEQARGSIIKVLYGHSHANNTHSVQQTEQDVSKRSNTGNLHNEVPSNTESTSGASLKASPVALEKNQDTQNTSATSTLHSSFTAASQQRESIGKGNAKHVSPLKESPETPLKESPETVGSNQINGTTPLSTTSSSSSSLSSSLGGQTFQYNIAAFKGSDKSSSSSNVFRTDNQDKVTTNGTDTPSQSFNGLPAKGMNTDDVFATSVTLVPKNEQKVNSQPLTGNLRILESSIKEQRLEYEQHCELSANINPGIIHFLQTQVSSWIDSMEKQFAVKITGINDENYKVFGTYDGVVAFEHYLENNFPG, encoded by the exons ATGGCTGATGCTCGTTCAAAGCGAACATATGCAAATGTGGTCACTAATGCAG ATGCCTTTAATTTGCCTGATTGGGTCCAGAACCCTTGGAAGATCGCGACGTTTACATATCAACAGAACAAACATTCGGTTGAGCGTTTTCAAAATGAAGAAGACGTATTCAAACTTCAATTTCTCTTTACAAAGCGGTACACTGAAATGGCAAATTATGGGCTTAAAAATAAAGTAGTTTTTAAATTTatagatgcaggttttatttctATTCAATTACAAACGAATGATTTCGACCCAAAGACATTTCGTGACGTAATTAAAGCTTATTTAAAAGATGTAGTTGTattcaatattattttgaattctGAAGAGGCCGAATCTATTCTGATACCTGGAAAGCCACCAGTCTCAGTTAGTTGTAACAATGCCACGCTAATAGGAGATAAACAAACATGTGTTTGCATTGCTGTTAAGGATCGTTATATAAATGATCTTCTTGAATATATAAATTTCACATACATCGACCGAGTTGATGTAACTGCGGCCCAAGAAAACCTAAAAAATTTAGGTATTGAACAAGAGGTTTCTTTTATGCATCACAAATTAAAACGCATAGAGGTGGACATGAAGTCGCAGATGTGCACATTTTTTTGGCGAGGAGGTCGTCAACAAAATGGCAAGGACCTGATTCGAAAGTTTCTTGAGAATTGCAAGGCATCAGTTATTGAGTTCAATACTAGAGGTATTTCGTGGACAAAGCATGCATTTCCTCTTATTTTTCCAAACCAAGATGTTAAGAACTCAACCTTCGTCGAATACATAAACAGAAAATGTGTGGCAAGGTTTCGAGATTCTCCTCTTTTCAGTCTTATCGGAGATACTGATGGGCATGTTGTTTTGATCCAACAACGTTCAAGAAATCCTGATTTAGAAATATTGATTCGGAATTCCTTGtgttttcacaaaacaagacGAAACGTTTTTGAAACAGACGCGTTTAAGCAACTGCTCGAACATAAAACACAGAGACTGTGGTTTGACATAGAAAATGAGTTTGTAGTTTGCACTGATAACTTGGACGAATCAGTTTCATATCTTATTACTAATTTAGATCTCTCAAACAAAAGGTTAGTGAGAAGTGAATTACTACCCGTCTACTTAAAAACCTTCCATGGGGATCTAATTCAAAGATGCAAAACAAAGTTCAATGTTGATGTGAACATGTTCGACACAACCGTAGTGTTAGAAGGAAATAACCATACCCAGTTCGATGAATGCGCTCATTTCTTGAATGACGCCACAAAAGACGGACATGGGATGATTGTCATACCGCAGAGTTTATTAAAGCCCTGCATCAGCAAATTATCAAATATTCTATCACCGGATGGTTGTTGTTGGGGATTGTTTGCAAGGGACAAAACTGAAGATAGGAAACTGCAGTCAACAGAGTTGCAGGACCTATACGGGTCATTCATTTTCCATGTCAAAGATATAGAATCAGACATGGCGATAGACACAGATCTGCATGTGGAGCTGACTGATGAAAGATTGATTCCACTTGATGTCAAGTTTCGTAATGAAG CACTACAACCAGCTCATTCAACGTCTCGACTATGCAAATCCACTGATCTAGACGTAAAAATACATATCGGTGGCATTATTCAACAATCGTCACAAGCGCTTCCAAGTAGACACAGATTCAAAGAGATTAGGTCGATAATTTGCAAAATAGGCGACATTTCACAAAAACGTGTTATTAGAAAGGATGAACTTCTGAAATCTTTCTTAACTTTGTTCGCCATGGCTCAACAAATGGAATACAGACGTGTTTGTATTTCTGCTTCATTGGATGGTACAATAGCTGACGAACTTAACGAATTCGACATTGTCAAGCAGTTAGTACTTGCTTGCTTGTCACAGAATAATAGGCCTTCATACCGCATGACCATTGACATTTTTGTCATACAGAATGTCACTGGCAAAGTTAGCAGTGAGCTTAAATCAGTGTTGATGGAAAAATGTATGGCATATGTGATGACACCGCATTGCTTCTTCCTTGAAG aCTCAGAGTTACCGGTCATCTTGAAAAGTGGGAGAATCGAAGATGAAAAA GCAGATGCGATCGTTTGTCCAATTACAACAACTTGTGAATTTTCCGGTCTTTGTGCGCAAAAAATAAAAGAAAGGGCAGGGAACGACATGGTTAAAGAATGTCGCAAAAAATATCCAATTCGTTTACCGGACTGTTTTGTTGGATACACAAATTCGTACAATATGAAGTCCAACAACGTCAAATTTATATTCCACATAAACATACCGTACTTCAGCAACGATGGCGAGCACACT ATCAGCACAATTGTCAAGAAGTGTTTAAATTTGGCAGAAGAAAAGGCTTGCGTTAGCATTGCTTTTCCGGCGTTATGGGTCAACCGACTTGAATACCCGTGGCGCGAGACGGCGTTCCAGATGTTTAAGGCAGTTACCGAATTTAGGATGGAGAAATCAAAAACGtcaattaagaaaataaaattcGTAACATTTGAACAGGACATATCTTTACACCAG GTATTTCAAAACGAAGAATACAGAAGGAGTTTTCGATGCACTACCCAACCAAGAAGATCTTTAAGAATTAATTCTATTG ATTCTTCTAGTCATCAAAAAACTCTTGGGAACACCGTTTTAAGGGTCCTGCAACCGAATCACGCACAATTCCCACCATATGCGGTTGAATGCATATTTGACAATG gTACAGACAGGTGGAAAAGAAAAAGCGCTTTGGATGAACCTGCGACCTGGAATGATCAAGTTATTTTTCAGAAAGGAATTGAAACGATCCCGACGGAATTCCATCGAATACTGTCTGACGAGGGTGTCACTCATTTGATTTGGAATTTAG TTACAGATTCAGTGGATGGAAATCAAATATGCAAGGTTGTCCGGTTAATGGAAAGGATGTGCAGTTCTCACACCTTTAGGCACCTGAAGACTGTTGACATCATTGTACCTGATAACTATGCTGTGGAAATATTCAGGGTTCAAACAG agcTAATTAACTGGACACCATTTTACCCGGACGAATCAGAATGCGTGTTAGAACTGATGGCTAAAAGCAAACACGATTTTGAACAAGCCAGAGGAAGTATAATCAAAGTGTTATATGGACATTCACATGCTAACAACACACATTCTGTTCA ACAAACAGAACAAGATGTTTCCAAGCGTTCAAATACTGGAAACCTTCACAATGAAGTTCCGTCAAATACTGAATCGACATCTGGTGCCTCCTTGAAAGCGTCTCCGGTCGCGCTTGAGAAAAATCAGGACACACAAAATACATCTGCGACATCTACACTGCACTCGTCGTTTACAGCGGCCTCACAACAACGCGAAAGCATTGGTAAAGGTAATGCGAAGCACGTATCCCCTTTGAAGGAATCGCCGGAAACTCCTTTGAAGGAATCGCCGGAAACTGTTGGATCAAACCAGATAAACGGTACCACTCCATTATCTACCACTAGCAGTTCGTCATCGTCACTTTCGTCGTCGCTTGGTGGTCAAACTTTCCAGTACAATATCGCCGCCTTCAAAGGTTCAGATAAATCGAGTTCTTCATCAAACGTATTCCGTACAGACAACCAGGATAAGGTAACGACAAATGGTACTGATACTCCCAGCCAGTCCTTTAACGGATTACCGGCCAAAGGCATGAATACAGATGACGTATTCGCAACGTCGGTGACGCTGGTCCCAAAAAACGAACAAAAAGTAAATTCGCAGCCACTTACCGGAAACCTTAGAATTTTAGAAAGCTCAATTAAAGAGCAGAGGCTCGAGTATGAG CAACATTGCGAATTATCGGCAAATATCAACCCGGGGATAATACATTTTCTGCAAACCCAGGTAAGCTCATGGATAGATTCCATGGAAAAACAATTTGCGGTAAAAATCACAGGTATAAATGATGAAAACTACAAGGTTTTCGGAACTTACGACGGCGTCGTTGCCTTTGAACATTATTTGGAAAATAATTTTCCTGGATAA
- the LOC127842798 gene encoding uncharacterized protein LOC127842798 isoform X2 produces MADARSKRTYANVVTNADAFNLPDWVQNPWKIATFTYQQNKHSVERFQNEEDVFKLQFLFTKRLIGDTDGHVVLIQQRSRNPDLEILIRNSLCFHKTRRNVFETDAFKQLLEHKTQRLWFDIENEFVVCTDNLDESVSYLITNLDLSNKRLVRSELLPVYLKTFHGDLIQRCKTKFNVDVNMFDTTVVLEGNNHTQFDECAHFLNDATKDGHGMIVIPQSLLKPCISKLSNILSPDGCCWGLFARDKTEDRKLQSTELQDLYGSFIFHVKDIESDMAIDTDLHVELTDERLIPLDVKFRNEALQPAHSTSRLCKSTDLDVKIHIGGIIQQSSQALPSRHRFKEIRSIICKIGDISQKRVIRKDELLKSFLTLFAMAQQMEYRRVCISASLDGTIADELNEFDIVKQLVLACLSQNNRPSYRMTIDIFVIQNVTGKVSSELKSVLMEKCMAYVMTPHCFFLEDSELPVILKSGRIEDEKADAIVCPITTTCEFSGLCAQKIKERAGNDMVKECRKKYPIRLPDCFVGYTNSYNMKSNNVKFIFHINIPYFSNDGEHTISTIVKKCLNLAEEKACVSIAFPALWVNRLEYPWRETAFQMFKAVTEFRMEKSKTSIKKIKFVTFEQDISLHQVFQNEEYRRSFRCTTQPRRSLRINSIDSSSHQKTLGNTVLRVLQPNHAQFPPYAVECIFDNGTDRWKRKSALDEPATWNDQVIFQKGIETIPTEFHRILSDEGVTHLIWNLVTDSVDGNQICKVVRLMERMCSSHTFRHLKTVDIIVPDNYAVEIFRVQTELINWTPFYPDESECVLELMAKSKHDFEQARGSIIKVLYGHSHANNTHSVQQTEQDVSKRSNTGNLHNEVPSNTESTSGASLKASPVALEKNQDTQNTSATSTLHSSFTAASQQRESIGKGNAKHVSPLKESPETPLKESPETVGSNQINGTTPLSTTSSSSSSLSSSLGGQTFQYNIAAFKGSDKSSSSSNVFRTDNQDKVTTNGTDTPSQSFNGLPAKGMNTDDVFATSVTLVPKNEQKVNSQPLTGNLRILESSIKEQRLEYEQHCELSANINPGIIHFLQTQVSSWIDSMEKQFAVKITGINDENYKVFGTYDGVVAFEHYLENNFPG; encoded by the exons ATGGCTGATGCTCGTTCAAAGCGAACATATGCAAATGTGGTCACTAATGCAG ATGCCTTTAATTTGCCTGATTGGGTCCAGAACCCTTGGAAGATCGCGACGTTTACATATCAACAGAACAAACATTCGGTTGAGCGTTTTCAAAATGAAGAAGACGTATTCAAACTTCAATTTCTCTTTACAAAGCG TCTTATCGGAGATACTGATGGGCATGTTGTTTTGATCCAACAACGTTCAAGAAATCCTGATTTAGAAATATTGATTCGGAATTCCTTGtgttttcacaaaacaagacGAAACGTTTTTGAAACAGACGCGTTTAAGCAACTGCTCGAACATAAAACACAGAGACTGTGGTTTGACATAGAAAATGAGTTTGTAGTTTGCACTGATAACTTGGACGAATCAGTTTCATATCTTATTACTAATTTAGATCTCTCAAACAAAAGGTTAGTGAGAAGTGAATTACTACCCGTCTACTTAAAAACCTTCCATGGGGATCTAATTCAAAGATGCAAAACAAAGTTCAATGTTGATGTGAACATGTTCGACACAACCGTAGTGTTAGAAGGAAATAACCATACCCAGTTCGATGAATGCGCTCATTTCTTGAATGACGCCACAAAAGACGGACATGGGATGATTGTCATACCGCAGAGTTTATTAAAGCCCTGCATCAGCAAATTATCAAATATTCTATCACCGGATGGTTGTTGTTGGGGATTGTTTGCAAGGGACAAAACTGAAGATAGGAAACTGCAGTCAACAGAGTTGCAGGACCTATACGGGTCATTCATTTTCCATGTCAAAGATATAGAATCAGACATGGCGATAGACACAGATCTGCATGTGGAGCTGACTGATGAAAGATTGATTCCACTTGATGTCAAGTTTCGTAATGAAG CACTACAACCAGCTCATTCAACGTCTCGACTATGCAAATCCACTGATCTAGACGTAAAAATACATATCGGTGGCATTATTCAACAATCGTCACAAGCGCTTCCAAGTAGACACAGATTCAAAGAGATTAGGTCGATAATTTGCAAAATAGGCGACATTTCACAAAAACGTGTTATTAGAAAGGATGAACTTCTGAAATCTTTCTTAACTTTGTTCGCCATGGCTCAACAAATGGAATACAGACGTGTTTGTATTTCTGCTTCATTGGATGGTACAATAGCTGACGAACTTAACGAATTCGACATTGTCAAGCAGTTAGTACTTGCTTGCTTGTCACAGAATAATAGGCCTTCATACCGCATGACCATTGACATTTTTGTCATACAGAATGTCACTGGCAAAGTTAGCAGTGAGCTTAAATCAGTGTTGATGGAAAAATGTATGGCATATGTGATGACACCGCATTGCTTCTTCCTTGAAG aCTCAGAGTTACCGGTCATCTTGAAAAGTGGGAGAATCGAAGATGAAAAA GCAGATGCGATCGTTTGTCCAATTACAACAACTTGTGAATTTTCCGGTCTTTGTGCGCAAAAAATAAAAGAAAGGGCAGGGAACGACATGGTTAAAGAATGTCGCAAAAAATATCCAATTCGTTTACCGGACTGTTTTGTTGGATACACAAATTCGTACAATATGAAGTCCAACAACGTCAAATTTATATTCCACATAAACATACCGTACTTCAGCAACGATGGCGAGCACACT ATCAGCACAATTGTCAAGAAGTGTTTAAATTTGGCAGAAGAAAAGGCTTGCGTTAGCATTGCTTTTCCGGCGTTATGGGTCAACCGACTTGAATACCCGTGGCGCGAGACGGCGTTCCAGATGTTTAAGGCAGTTACCGAATTTAGGATGGAGAAATCAAAAACGtcaattaagaaaataaaattcGTAACATTTGAACAGGACATATCTTTACACCAG GTATTTCAAAACGAAGAATACAGAAGGAGTTTTCGATGCACTACCCAACCAAGAAGATCTTTAAGAATTAATTCTATTG ATTCTTCTAGTCATCAAAAAACTCTTGGGAACACCGTTTTAAGGGTCCTGCAACCGAATCACGCACAATTCCCACCATATGCGGTTGAATGCATATTTGACAATG gTACAGACAGGTGGAAAAGAAAAAGCGCTTTGGATGAACCTGCGACCTGGAATGATCAAGTTATTTTTCAGAAAGGAATTGAAACGATCCCGACGGAATTCCATCGAATACTGTCTGACGAGGGTGTCACTCATTTGATTTGGAATTTAG TTACAGATTCAGTGGATGGAAATCAAATATGCAAGGTTGTCCGGTTAATGGAAAGGATGTGCAGTTCTCACACCTTTAGGCACCTGAAGACTGTTGACATCATTGTACCTGATAACTATGCTGTGGAAATATTCAGGGTTCAAACAG agcTAATTAACTGGACACCATTTTACCCGGACGAATCAGAATGCGTGTTAGAACTGATGGCTAAAAGCAAACACGATTTTGAACAAGCCAGAGGAAGTATAATCAAAGTGTTATATGGACATTCACATGCTAACAACACACATTCTGTTCA ACAAACAGAACAAGATGTTTCCAAGCGTTCAAATACTGGAAACCTTCACAATGAAGTTCCGTCAAATACTGAATCGACATCTGGTGCCTCCTTGAAAGCGTCTCCGGTCGCGCTTGAGAAAAATCAGGACACACAAAATACATCTGCGACATCTACACTGCACTCGTCGTTTACAGCGGCCTCACAACAACGCGAAAGCATTGGTAAAGGTAATGCGAAGCACGTATCCCCTTTGAAGGAATCGCCGGAAACTCCTTTGAAGGAATCGCCGGAAACTGTTGGATCAAACCAGATAAACGGTACCACTCCATTATCTACCACTAGCAGTTCGTCATCGTCACTTTCGTCGTCGCTTGGTGGTCAAACTTTCCAGTACAATATCGCCGCCTTCAAAGGTTCAGATAAATCGAGTTCTTCATCAAACGTATTCCGTACAGACAACCAGGATAAGGTAACGACAAATGGTACTGATACTCCCAGCCAGTCCTTTAACGGATTACCGGCCAAAGGCATGAATACAGATGACGTATTCGCAACGTCGGTGACGCTGGTCCCAAAAAACGAACAAAAAGTAAATTCGCAGCCACTTACCGGAAACCTTAGAATTTTAGAAAGCTCAATTAAAGAGCAGAGGCTCGAGTATGAG CAACATTGCGAATTATCGGCAAATATCAACCCGGGGATAATACATTTTCTGCAAACCCAGGTAAGCTCATGGATAGATTCCATGGAAAAACAATTTGCGGTAAAAATCACAGGTATAAATGATGAAAACTACAAGGTTTTCGGAACTTACGACGGCGTCGTTGCCTTTGAACATTATTTGGAAAATAATTTTCCTGGATAA